CTCCCAATCCGTTGAGGACCTGGCTGCCCTGGTCGAGCACCTGGATCTTCATTCCTTTCATATCGTCGGCCAATGCGAGGGAGGGGTGGTGGCCCTGGATTACACCGCGGCCTTCCCAGATCGGGTCAAAACCATCACTGTCTCGAGCACCCAGTGTTACAGCAGGGTCCCGATGGAGGAGCTCAACCGCGAGAAGTTTCCCACGCCCTTCAAAGACCTTCCGGAGGGACTCCGGAAAAAACTTATCGACTGGCACGGCGAAGAGTATGCCGAGCCCTTTTTCAACCAGTTTCGGCTTTACGGCGGCGCTTACGGCAGGGGGATCTTTGACCTTCGCCCCCTTCTGCCCGACATCACTTGCCCGGTCCTCGTTCTCTATCCAGACAGAAGCTCCATCTTTGACGTGGACCAAGGCCTTGCCTTCTATCACCGTCTCCCCAATGCCGAACTCTCCGTCCT
The DNA window shown above is from Deltaproteobacteria bacterium and carries:
- a CDS encoding alpha/beta hydrolase, with the protein product MPRDNPMKPDLYYEVHGEGDTLLLLHHGFGCSKIWGEIYPTLVKAGYRVVFYDRRGYGRSERFEDFPASYVSDRFRSQSVEDLAALVEHLDLHSFHIVGQCEGGVVALDYTAAFPDRVKTITVSSTQCYSRVPMEELNREKFPTPFKDLPEGLRKKLIDWHGEEYAEPFFNQFRLYGGAYGRGIFDLRPLLPDITCPVLVLYPDRSSIFDVDQGLAFYHRLPNAELSVLPRCGHNTYEHYPEEYTRQIIQFLKRNGF